Part of the Oligoflexus sp. genome, GAAATACGCGACGGATATCACCAAGGAAAAGGAAGACTGGTTCCAGCTCGTTCGCACTCTGGGCGAGACAGCCGAGCAATTGGCTGCGGCGTCCGAGGAGCTGACCGCGACGGCGACTCAGTTCGCAGCCAACTCCCGCACCACGACCGAGCAGTCGAACAATGCCGCTGCGGCTTCGGAAGAAGTTTCGAAGGGCGTGCAGTCGGTGTCCGTGAGCATGTCGGAGATCGCGGCCTCGATCGGCGAGATCTCGAAAAACACGACCCTCAGTTCGGAAAAGAATCGCGAGAGTCTCCGCGCTGCGGAATCAACCTCGACCATCATGAATACGCTCGGCGCCAGCAGCCAGGAAATTGGTTCCATCGTGAAAGTCATCAGCTCGATAGCGCAGCAGACCAATCTCCTCGCTTTGAACGCGACCATCGAAGCCGCCCGTGCCGGTGATGCCGGTCGTGGATTCGCCGTCGTTGCGAATGAAGTGAAAGAACTGGCCACGCAAACAGCGCGCGCGACCGAAGAGATCGCGCATAAGGTTTCCGCCATCCAGGATAATACCGGGCGTGCGGTGACCGCGATTGCCTCGATTTCCAAGACGGTCAGCGAAACCAGCACCATGGCCGTGACGATCGCCACAGCCGTCGAGGAACAGACGGCCACGATCAGTGAAGTCTCGCGCGTGGTCGCGGAATCAAGCCAGGCGGTCAACAGCATTTCGAATATCGTGAAAGATGTATCCCGCGGCGCAGCGGAAGGATCGCAGGGCGCCGGGCAGCTGCTCGACGCGTCCCGCGGTTTGAGCGAGCTGGCAAGCAAGTTGAAGAGCATGGTCGCCAAGCTCGATAACTGAGCGGCATCATCTCAAACACAAAGGGCCTGCATGAAGCAGGCCCTTTTTTTATACGCGAAACGTCACTATCAAGGCTGCGTGCTCGGCGCTTCAGGAGCTTCCGGTGTCGGAGGCGTAGCGGGTGCCGCGGGCGCTGTTGCGGGGGATTCCGGTGTGCCGGGCGCCGTTGGAGCAGCGGGTGGTGTACCGGGTGCGGTCGCCGGTGTTTCAGGAGCCGGAGGCGCAGGCGGTGCCACCTTGAATTCAAACGGATAGGCGATGCTGATCTTCTGTCCGCCCCGTGGTTTCGGG contains:
- a CDS encoding methyl-accepting chemotaxis protein, which gives rise to ASYNPILDMNGRPMKVVKFATDISQQKLKDQELLALSKTQAVISFNLDGTVIEANDNFHNTLGYRPDEIKGRHHSMFCAPEYANSMEYREFWAKLNSGKFVAGQFPRLTKDKRQVWLQASYNPVFDLTGRVFKVVKYATDITKEKEDWFQLVRTLGETAEQLAAASEELTATATQFAANSRTTTEQSNNAAAASEEVSKGVQSVSVSMSEIAASIGEISKNTTLSSEKNRESLRAAESTSTIMNTLGASSQEIGSIVKVISSIAQQTNLLALNATIEAARAGDAGRGFAVVANEVKELATQTARATEEIAHKVSAIQDNTGRAVTAIASISKTVSETSTMAVTIATAVEEQTATISEVSRVVAESSQAVNSISNIVKDVSRGAAEGSQGAGQLLDASRGLSELASKLKSMVAKLDN